A region of Alosa alosa isolate M-15738 ecotype Scorff River chromosome 17, AALO_Geno_1.1, whole genome shotgun sequence DNA encodes the following proteins:
- the hgfa gene encoding hepatocyte growth factor a isoform X1 has translation MTLTLMYHDRAKSRSCRGFKRLKTPDCSVQTAFGPLGPGTQREQKSHHDLYEKKRGRGTLQRYLKTEASLLLCIDCVPCPRVQKNISLEECAQKCSKAKMKNDFTCRAFYFDHQTRKCHLLAFDHHNQVVRLENKENHDLYEKKEYVRECIIGNGENYRGRKSITKSGIRCQPWAASIPHEHNFQRHSKKKDLRENFCRNPEGEATGPWCFTSDPAIRYQECDLPQCSEVECMICKGEGYRGPMDHTSSGRECQRWDTQWPHKHAFQPSRHPDKGLTDNNCRNPSNDMQPWCYTMDPDKRWEYCNISVCDYHNDTTLDTTTSCYWGQGENYRGNMNMTSLGIPCQHWNMQLPHKHNYTSQNYKCKDLRENFCRNPDGDENPWCFTTDAAVRRALCTNIPRCEFDKSDSTDCYEGSGETYRGNLAKTRSGIPCGYWADHDYSDGIRSAAGLVLNLCRNPDGDKHGPWCYTTNYSIPWDYCQLQHCKTLSTKVLSNLNMPKPACFIHKTTRIVGGTNVQRDGSWVVSIQKSSAHWCGGSLIREEWVLTDQQCFSSCVPDLSEYSVLVGLLHLNLSSQRPLLRIAHVICGPEGSNLALLKLSHPAPLSEMVRTIQLPVAGCEMKEGSYCHMYGWGETKGTGYKGHLKMVSLPIIGTKRCSAIHNVSLPITEAKLCAGGEKDKGVCEKDYGGPLVCQERESKVIMGVSIHGRGCGIAQRPAIFVNVPFYADWIRKVFIRFSEDRNY, from the exons GGGGCAGAGGTACACTACAGAGGTACCTGAAGACTGAGGCATCTTTGCTTTTGTGCATAGATTGTGTTCCCTGTCCAAGGGTCCAGAAAAATATCTCTCTAGAGGAATGTGCACAAAAGTGCAGCAAGGCCAAGATGAAGAATGATTTCACCTGCAG GGCATTTTACTTTGACCACCAAACCAGGAAATGTCACTTGCTTGCCTTTGACCACCACAACCAAGTGGTTaggcttgaaaacaaagaaaaccaTGACCTTTATGAAAAGAAag AATATGTGAGAGAGTGCATCATTGGCAATGGAGAGAACTACCGGGGCAGAAAATCTATCACAAAATCTGGGATCCGGTGTCAGCCCTGGGCGGCCTCTATTCCTCACGAACACAA CTTCCAGAGGCACAGTAAGAAAAAAGACCTTCGTGAAAACTTCTGTCGCAACCCAGAGGGTGAGGCCACAGGTCCGTGGTGCTTCACTAGTGACCCAGCGATCCGCTACCAAGAGTGCGACCTGCCTCAGTGCTCAGAAG TAGAGTGCATGATATGTAAAGGGGAAGGATATCGGGGCCCAATGGATCACACAAGCAGTGGTCGCGAATGCCAGAGATGGGACACTCAGTGGCCACATAAACATGCTTTTCAGCCTAGCAg GCACCCTGATAAAGGGCTGACTGATAACAACTGCCGGAATCCAAGTAATGATATGCAGCCCTGGTGTTACACTATGGACCCTGACAAACGCTGGGAATATTGCAACATCAGTGTTTGTG ACTATCATAATGATACGACTCTGGACACAACCACTTCCTGTTATTGGGGTCAAGGAGAAAACTACCGCGGCAACATGAACATGACCTCACTTGGGATCCCTTGTCAACACTGGAACATGCAATTACCTCATAAGCACAACTATACCTCACAGAATTACAAATGCAA GGATCTGAGAGAGAATTTCTGCAGAAATCCTGACGGAGATGAGAATCCATGGTGTTTTACTACTGATGCCGCAGTACGTAGGGCCCTCTGCACCAACATTCCCAGATGTGAATTTGATAAATCAGACAGCACAG ATTGTTATGAAGGCAGTGGTGAGACATATCGTGGTAACCTAGCAAAGACCCGCTCTGGAATTCCCTGTGGCTATTGGGCTGACCATGACTATAG TGATGGCATACGTTCAGCAGCTGGATTGGTCCTGAACTTATGCAGGAACCCAGATGGAGACAAACATGGTCCCTGGTGCTACACAACTAACTACTCTATTCCATGGGACTACTGTCAGCTACAGCATT gTAAAACACTTTCAACAAAGGTACTCTCAAACC TCAACATGCCTAAGCCAGCCTGTTTCATTCACAAAACCACCCGGATTGTGGGGGGCACTAACGTTCAGAGAGATGGCAGTTGGGTGGTCAGCATACAGAAGAG CAGTGCGCACTGGTGTGGTGGGTCACTGATCAGAGAGGAGTGGGTTCTCACTGACCAGCAGTGTTTCTCTTCCTG TGTTCCTGACTTGTCGGAGTACAGTGTGCTGGTTGGCCTCCTTCACCTCAACTTGTCCTCCCAGAGACCACTCCTCCGTATAGCACATGTCATCTGTGGGCCTGAAGGTTCCAACCTAGCTCTACTCAAACTCTCACA CCCAGCTCCACTGTCAGAGATGGTTAGAACCATTCAGTTACCTGTGGCAGGGTGTGAAATGAAGGAGGGATCCTACTGTCACATGTATGGCTGGGGAGAAACTAAAG GAACAGGCTACAAGGGCCATTTGAAAATGGTTAGTCTTCCCATTATCGGCACTAAGAGATGCTCTGCTATCCATAATGTTAGTCTGCCAATCACAGAGGCCAAGTTGTGTGCTGGcggagagaaagataaaggtGTATGTGAG AAAGACTATGGTGGCCCTCTGGTTTGCCAAGAGCGGGAGAGCAAAGTCATTATGGGAGTGAGCATCCATGGGCGTGGATGTGGCATTGCCCAGAGACCAGCCATATTTGTTAATGTGCCTTTTTATGCAGACTGGATACGCAAAGTTTTTATACGCTTTTCTGAAGACAGAAACTATTAG